From Thalassococcus sp. S3, one genomic window encodes:
- a CDS encoding glycosyltransferase has product MTAKIISLTSIPPRFAELGQTLRTLTSQTADVDEIRLYLPRRYRRFPDSAIALPDLPSGIRVIYVDEDLGPASKVLFAARDLQDRDCQILFCDDDRYYHPTWAETLFAYQRERPKECVAAIGDHLDEFVAPSRKPARLPRAVVSHHGFDPGYRLDRVKHLLTGGLTQSRSPKPMRRPVQSAGYVDILSGCAGAVVRPSFFSSDAFEIPRHVWMVDDIWLSGQLEARGIPIWVPERQYLASRSANDRIEALYDANLAGLDRNAANVNAIRYLQSKHGIWI; this is encoded by the coding sequence ATGACCGCGAAGATTATCTCCCTCACGTCCATCCCCCCTCGTTTTGCCGAACTCGGTCAGACCCTTCGGACGTTGACCTCGCAAACCGCCGATGTCGATGAGATACGCCTTTATCTTCCGCGCCGCTATCGGCGCTTTCCTGATAGTGCGATTGCTCTGCCTGATCTACCATCCGGCATTCGTGTCATTTATGTCGACGAGGATCTTGGACCGGCCAGCAAGGTGCTTTTCGCAGCCAGGGATTTACAGGATCGGGATTGCCAGATCCTGTTTTGCGATGACGACCGATATTATCATCCCACATGGGCCGAAACGCTGTTCGCCTATCAGCGAGAGCGGCCAAAGGAATGCGTTGCGGCGATCGGCGATCACCTTGACGAATTTGTTGCACCGTCTCGCAAACCCGCGCGCCTGCCCCGCGCGGTGGTCAGCCATCATGGCTTTGACCCCGGATACCGTCTGGACCGGGTCAAACATCTGCTCACCGGCGGGTTGACGCAGTCCCGCTCGCCCAAGCCGATGCGCCGTCCGGTTCAGAGCGCGGGTTATGTCGATATCCTGTCGGGCTGTGCGGGGGCCGTCGTGCGGCCCTCGTTCTTTTCGAGCGACGCGTTCGAGATCCCCAGACATGTTTGGATGGTGGATGATATCTGGCTGTCCGGTCAGCTTGAGGCGCGCGGCATCCCGATCTGGGTGCCGGAGCGGCAATATCTTGCCTCGCGTTCCGCGAATGATCGCATCGAGGCGCTATACGATGCAAATCTTGCGGGTCTCGATCGCAATGCCGCAAATGTTAACGCGATCCGCTACCTGCAATCAAAGCACGGAATCTGGATTTAG
- a CDS encoding transposase codes for MGIKLLKAASEFAREQGSEEHLEMPEISDGIPGVMRHQLNGLNARVDGPAKLIEQHTSLYGDARRLMRLPEIGPITASIVVATIGDTKQLETARDLAAWLGLTPLKKSSVGQKRLGRITRKGDNLRKLLIVGVTSRTLMAKNKPEKADIWSAKLLDEKPVRLAKLAMAKKSARLIWALPTKQEEYRQLIA; via the coding sequence GTGGGGATCAAGCTGCTCAAGGCTGCGTCTGAGTTTGCCAGAGAGCAAGGCAGCGAAGAGCACTTGGAAATGCCCGAGATCTCGGACGGCATTCCCGGCGTGATGCGTCATCAACTCAATGGCCTCAATGCACGGGTCGACGGGCCGGCTAAGCTGATCGAGCAGCACACCTCGCTGTATGGCGATGCGCGGCGGTTGATGCGCCTACCGGAGATTGGACCGATCACCGCGTCGATCGTTGTCGCCACCATTGGCGATACAAAGCAATTAGAGACCGCACGCGACTTGGCCGCCTGGCTGGGTCTCACCCCGCTCAAGAAATCCAGCGTCGGTCAAAAGCGTCTCGGGCGCATCACAAGGAAGGGCGATAATCTCCGAAAGCTGCTAATTGTCGGGGTTACATCGCGCACACTCATGGCAAAGAACAAACCGGAGAAAGCCGATATTTGGAGCGCCAAACTGCTCGACGAAAAACCCGTCCGGCTCGCGAAGCTCGCCATGGCGAAGAAGTCCGCCCGGCTCATATGGGCGTTGCCGACAAAGCAAGAGGAGTACCGGCAGCTGATCGCTTGA
- a CDS encoding Glu/Leu/Phe/Val dehydrogenase dimerization domain-containing protein: MHSGCTTRCGSTRRSLKFLGFEQVYKNEITDLPPGGAKGRSDFDPKGHSDAEIMHIGQAFMRQPAPIIGPDRNMPAGDINVGTREIGWLFAAYKTHAMEFTGARTGNGLSFGSSETGTKATGFRCP, translated from the coding sequence ATGCACTCTGGCTGCACAACACGCTGTGGTTCCACCCGACGGTCTCTGAAATTCCTTGGCTTTGAGCAGGTCTACAAGAACGAAATAACTGATCTGCCACCAGGCGGGGCCAAGGGCAGGTCAGATTTTGATCCCAAAGGGCACTCGGATGCTGAGATCATGCACATTGGCCAAGCGTTCATGCGCCAGCCTGCGCCCATCATTGGCCCGGATCGCAACATGCCGGCTGGCGATATCAATGTTGGTACACGGGAGATCGGCTGGCTCTTCGCGGCCTACAAGACCCACGCGATGGAGTTCACCGGGGCACGGACGGGCAACGGCCTATCTTTCGGGAGTTCAGAGACAGGGACGAAGGCAACTGGGTTCCGATGTCCCTAG
- a CDS encoding thiamine pyrophosphate-binding protein produces MFTLLGEETNDLMDAFAASFIEVVLYRHEQCAAFMAWGHGRLTGRPAACSATLGPGATNLVTGVADAQPDAKPLIAITG; encoded by the coding sequence ATTTTCACACTACTTGGCGAAGAAACAAACGATTTGATGGATGCCTTTGCGGCGTCTTTTATAGAAGTTGTTTTGTACCGCCATGAACAGTGTGCAGCCTTCATGGCGTGGGGTCATGGGCGCCTAACCGGGCGCCCCGCGGCCTGTTCTGCAACTCTTGGGCCGGGGGCCACGAACCTGGTGACAGGGGTTGCCGATGCGCAGCCTGACGCTAAGCCGTTGATTGCGATTACTGGCTAG
- a CDS encoding thiamine pyrophosphate-dependent enzyme — protein sequence MLAARLNQAGRVIAVGNDGDVMMNIQEMETAHRIGLSLALVAWVDGAIGLIEDRQERDTGDCADLSFNDIAWDQLAKAFCRSHVGCRTRADLRDALVADAKKMPPFALSTYL from the coding sequence GTGCTCGCTGCACGCCTTAACCAAGCGGGTCGTGTGATCGCTGTCGGCAACGATGGCGATGTCATGATGAATATCCAGGAAATGGAAACGGCCCACCGAATTGGCCTGTCGCTTGCGCTCGTGGCCTGGGTCGATGGAGCCATTGGCCTGATCGAGGACAGGCAAGAACGAGATACCGGTGACTGCGCGGATCTGTCTTTCAACGATATCGCTTGGGACCAATTGGCCAAGGCTTTTTGCAGGTCGCATGTGGGGTGTAGAACGAGGGCCGATTTGCGCGATGCGCTGGTGGCAGATGCCAAAAAAATGCCCCCCTTCGCCTTATCAACATACCTGTGA
- a CDS encoding CsbD family protein yields MKYDGRYTQRRRFFGTSPSVSRFTAGRKERQYKAGHIVAAVVGVIVIAAGIYIIGIDQKQEGEPSEISVEGGELPEFDAEVGQIEVVEETVTIPGLEVTSPAHDRSARPHSFLKFTIKPEELDMNRDQIEGKWTEIKGKLRETYGELSDNDIEQAKGDREQLEGKLQQKLGKSKEEVRDTVDRILSQV; encoded by the coding sequence GTGAAATATGATGGCAGGTACACCCAACGACGTCGATTTTTCGGAACCTCCCCCTCGGTCTCGCGTTTCACTGCAGGACGAAAGGAGAGGCAATATAAAGCCGGCCATATTGTTGCAGCGGTCGTCGGGGTCATCGTGATTGCTGCGGGCATCTACATCATCGGCATTGATCAGAAGCAAGAGGGTGAGCCGTCGGAGATTTCCGTTGAAGGTGGCGAATTGCCGGAATTTGACGCCGAGGTTGGCCAAATTGAGGTTGTTGAAGAGACGGTCACAATTCCGGGCCTTGAAGTCACGTCGCCGGCTCACGACCGCTCAGCCAGACCTCACTCCTTTCTCAAATTCACCATCAAACCCGAGGAGTTGGATATGAATCGCGACCAGATCGAAGGTAAATGGACTGAAATCAAAGGCAAGCTGCGTGAGACTTATGGCGAGCTTTCGGACAACGACATCGAACAGGCCAAGGGCGACCGCGAGCAGCTCGAAGGCAAGCTGCAGCAGAAACTCGGCAAGTCGAAAGAGGAAGTGCGCGACACGGTCGATCGCATCCTCTCGCAGGTTTAA
- a CDS encoding MATE family efflux transporter, protein MAQRNLTEGRVWRALAHVSAPMSLGILAVLSVGIADAYFLGQLGSAPLAAVGFIYPITTALASLAIGLSAGANAAISQALGREDEPRDIYRLGFHALGLGLALAVLVAGFVTLTYSVIFGAMGAGDAVMTEIAAYMPLWALSFPFLVLLMITNAVFRAYGDAAYASIFMIVAALANIALNPLLIFGAFGFDGLGTEGAAAATLIGRVLAAAAGLYFAFRLGYLKRCGRLLEGARKSLSQIIPIGAPAAFSNAINPAGMALVTAAVATLGETAVAGFGAATRVQSVAIVVLLALSAGIGPVVGQNWGAEKRDRAQAAVIQSWLFCVAYGTLLALVLFVFSGPIASLIASDEDAASYTADYLQIVGLSLFGYGVLVTANAAMNARSKAVYSMSLSVARIFAIYLPLAWLGVLTFGYMGILGAAVIANVAGAAGAFYLCRRAGLLPERKDLRSVAVA, encoded by the coding sequence ATGGCACAACGAAACCTCACCGAGGGGCGCGTCTGGCGCGCCCTTGCACATGTTTCGGCACCGATGTCGCTCGGCATCTTGGCCGTCCTGTCGGTCGGCATCGCGGATGCGTATTTTCTGGGCCAGCTTGGCAGTGCGCCTTTGGCTGCGGTGGGCTTCATCTATCCGATCACAACCGCGCTCGCGTCGTTGGCCATCGGGCTGTCAGCGGGTGCAAATGCGGCAATTTCACAGGCCCTCGGGAGGGAGGATGAACCACGCGACATCTACCGCTTGGGCTTCCATGCGCTAGGCCTTGGTCTCGCTCTGGCCGTCTTGGTCGCAGGGTTCGTTACGCTAACCTATTCGGTGATTTTTGGTGCGATGGGCGCTGGCGACGCCGTGATGACCGAGATAGCGGCTTACATGCCGCTTTGGGCGCTATCTTTTCCTTTTCTGGTCCTTCTGATGATCACCAACGCGGTTTTCCGCGCCTATGGCGATGCAGCCTACGCCTCCATCTTTATGATTGTCGCGGCGCTGGCCAATATCGCGCTGAATCCACTACTGATCTTTGGCGCGTTTGGCTTTGACGGGCTCGGAACTGAGGGGGCAGCCGCCGCAACATTGATCGGTCGCGTTCTAGCTGCGGCTGCGGGTCTCTATTTCGCATTTCGGCTTGGCTATCTGAAACGGTGTGGTCGCCTTCTGGAAGGGGCGCGCAAAAGTTTAAGCCAGATCATCCCCATCGGTGCGCCCGCAGCATTTTCGAACGCGATCAACCCCGCGGGAATGGCGCTGGTGACCGCTGCCGTCGCGACGCTTGGTGAAACCGCCGTTGCTGGCTTCGGAGCGGCGACGCGGGTGCAATCGGTGGCGATTGTCGTTCTATTGGCTTTGTCGGCAGGGATTGGCCCTGTGGTGGGCCAGAACTGGGGCGCGGAAAAGCGGGACCGGGCGCAGGCCGCAGTCATCCAATCGTGGCTGTTTTGCGTGGCCTATGGCACGTTACTAGCGCTGGTTCTGTTTGTCTTTTCCGGGCCGATTGCATCGCTGATCGCGTCAGATGAAGATGCCGCCAGCTACACTGCGGATTACTTGCAAATCGTGGGTCTGAGCCTGTTTGGCTACGGCGTCCTCGTGACAGCCAATGCCGCAATGAACGCGCGGTCTAAGGCTGTTTATTCCATGTCACTCAGCGTCGCACGGATCTTTGCGATCTACCTGCCGCTCGCATGGCTAGGCGTTCTGACCTTTGGCTATATGGGTATCCTCGGCGCCGCTGTGATTGCCAATGTCGCGGGGGCTGCAGGCGCGTTCTATCTGTGCCGGCGGGCTGGTTTGTTGCCCGAGAGGAAAGACTTGCGCTCTGTGGCCGTGGCCTGA